The following proteins come from a genomic window of Nitrospinota bacterium:
- the lon gene encoding endopeptidase La, with translation MNEKPVILTEITEETPLELSIPEELPLLPVKDIVVFPYMILPLYVGREISTNSVNEAMATNRMMMLVAQKDSKVEEPQPEDLYRIGTLVNVLRMVKISGDKLKILVQGLVKVSIKEFTTLSPFMKVRIELFDDTEGSGVENVESEALRRTVRQQIATMVDMGKGISPDIVIVADGIEDSGKLADLVASNIGLRVEDAQKVIETKGAIKRLKKVSEFLGREIQLLTIQEKIQSKVQDKMTKSQKEYFLREQLSQIQKELGDTDDSQAEIMELEKNIKKAKMPEPVLKEAEKQLKRFSKMHPESAEATTVRTYLEWLTDIPWSVETKDNISISKAKKVLDEDHYDLEKIKQRILEYLGVAKLKKDIKGPILCFVGPPGTGKTSLGKSIAKALGRNFSRMSLGGVRDESEIRGHRRTYIGALPGRIIQGIKTAGSNNPVFMLDEIDKLGSDFRGDPSSALLEVLDPEQNHSFVDHYLGVPFDLSKTLFIATANMTDTIPGPLRDRMEILYLSGYTEEEKLGIAKKYLVPRQSKENGLTLKQISFSDGAIRELISGYTREAGLRNLEREIANICRKVALKIVQNKTKNHFTISDKSTEDYLGPAKFLNESEKEKPQIGVATGLAWTQVGGTLMHIEVTTMKGRGSLIITGKLGEVMRESAKAAYSYCRTNAKRIGISEEFAKNTDIHVHVPAGAVPKDGPSAGITIAVALASALSGKPVRNDIAMTGEITLRGRVLPIGGLKEKTLAALQAGISNVIIPDQNVPDLKEIPDYIKKKINFIPVKTVDTVLENAFKKGVGGLINKTAKKPITSKRRKTPVKASIKKGKK, from the coding sequence ATGAATGAAAAACCGGTAATACTTACGGAAATAACCGAAGAAACGCCACTCGAACTGAGCATTCCTGAAGAACTCCCCCTCCTCCCCGTAAAAGATATTGTGGTTTTTCCCTATATGATCCTGCCGCTGTACGTCGGGAGAGAAATCTCCACCAATTCTGTAAATGAAGCGATGGCGACAAACAGAATGATGATGCTCGTGGCCCAAAAGGACTCCAAAGTGGAGGAACCGCAGCCTGAAGACCTCTACCGGATTGGAACCCTCGTCAATGTCCTGCGTATGGTAAAGATATCAGGGGACAAACTCAAGATACTAGTTCAGGGACTGGTGAAGGTTAGCATTAAGGAATTTACCACTCTCTCCCCTTTCATGAAAGTCAGGATCGAACTTTTTGACGATACGGAAGGATCTGGCGTGGAAAACGTCGAATCCGAGGCTCTAAGACGCACCGTGCGTCAACAGATCGCTACAATGGTCGATATGGGCAAAGGGATATCTCCCGATATTGTCATTGTCGCAGACGGAATTGAGGATTCGGGCAAACTGGCCGACCTTGTCGCAAGCAATATTGGCCTCCGCGTTGAAGACGCACAAAAGGTAATAGAGACAAAAGGGGCGATAAAAAGACTTAAAAAAGTAAGCGAATTTCTCGGACGCGAGATCCAGCTGCTCACCATTCAGGAGAAAATCCAGTCAAAGGTGCAGGATAAGATGACAAAATCCCAAAAGGAATACTTCCTGAGGGAACAGCTCTCACAGATACAGAAAGAGCTTGGTGATACCGACGATTCCCAGGCAGAGATAATGGAGCTGGAAAAAAATATAAAGAAAGCTAAAATGCCGGAGCCGGTTCTTAAAGAGGCTGAAAAACAACTGAAACGCTTCAGCAAAATGCACCCTGAATCGGCAGAAGCGACTACCGTGCGCACATATCTTGAGTGGCTTACCGATATCCCATGGTCCGTGGAGACCAAAGATAACATCAGCATTTCGAAGGCAAAAAAGGTTTTGGATGAGGATCATTACGACCTTGAGAAGATCAAACAGAGAATTCTTGAATACCTTGGTGTTGCGAAACTGAAAAAGGATATCAAGGGGCCGATCCTCTGCTTTGTAGGCCCTCCAGGAACAGGAAAGACCTCCCTCGGTAAATCGATCGCAAAGGCGCTTGGAAGGAACTTCTCAAGGATGTCGCTCGGTGGTGTCCGGGACGAATCTGAAATAAGGGGACACCGAAGGACATATATCGGAGCGCTACCCGGAAGAATAATACAGGGGATTAAAACCGCCGGATCGAACAATCCTGTATTCATGCTCGACGAGATAGACAAACTGGGGAGCGATTTCAGGGGAGACCCCTCCTCCGCACTCCTGGAAGTTCTGGATCCGGAACAAAACCACTCCTTTGTAGATCATTATCTCGGCGTTCCTTTCGATCTTTCAAAGACGCTCTTCATCGCAACAGCCAATATGACCGATACCATCCCCGGCCCATTGCGCGACAGAATGGAAATACTTTATCTCTCCGGTTACACAGAAGAGGAAAAACTCGGTATCGCTAAAAAATATCTCGTTCCGCGACAATCAAAGGAGAATGGATTGACATTAAAACAGATATCTTTTTCCGATGGCGCTATCAGGGAACTTATTAGCGGCTATACCCGCGAAGCAGGATTGCGCAATCTGGAGAGGGAAATCGCGAACATCTGCCGCAAGGTAGCGCTGAAAATAGTACAGAACAAAACAAAAAACCATTTCACCATTTCCGACAAATCAACCGAAGATTATCTTGGCCCGGCTAAATTCCTTAATGAATCTGAAAAGGAGAAGCCTCAAATAGGAGTCGCTACAGGTCTCGCCTGGACTCAGGTAGGGGGCACCCTGATGCACATTGAGGTTACCACCATGAAAGGACGCGGAAGCCTCATTATCACCGGGAAACTCGGAGAGGTCATGCGCGAATCGGCCAAAGCGGCATACTCCTACTGCCGTACCAACGCAAAGAGGATCGGTATCTCCGAGGAGTTCGCAAAAAATACCGATATACATGTCCATGTGCCTGCGGGCGCTGTCCCCAAGGACGGCCCGTCCGCTGGAATAACTATCGCAGTAGCCCTGGCAAGCGCCCTTTCCGGAAAACCCGTGAGAAACGATATCGCCATGACGGGAGAGATCACTCTCAGGGGAAGGGTTCTGCCGATAGGCGGCCTGAAGGAAAAAACCCTCGCCGCGCTTCAGGCGGGTATTTCCAACGTTATTATCCCTGATCAAAATGTACCCGATCTGAAGGAAATCCCGGATTACATCAAAAAGAAGATAAATTTCATCCCGGTAAAGACCGTTGATACTGTCCTTGAAAATGCATTCAAAAAAGGGGTCGGAGGCTTAATTAATAAAACCGCAAAGAAGCCGATTACGTCTAAACGAAGGAAAACACCGGTAAAAGCATCAATAAAAAAAGGAAAAAAATAG
- a CDS encoding pentapeptide repeat-containing protein, translated as MENSCTYQYRDKTTCKEPQQGNSGYCFWHDPNADRLGADIKKILDEKHKKGEKLEGFNLQKANLEGINFTYSDLYNVNFKRANLRGAHFFGSNLNKTNLFKANLESANLKQTTLYDAELLGARLGNASLDNVEFGNDNKIKNEIEGDIFLSRGETDKAAEKYYEAMEIYLNIKNNFKNRGLQNQAGRYFYREMVMQRKLIPYFTFERFWSFLLDISSGYGEKPFKIIGFSAIIMFGFMFIFSLTGLKDYTGEISALSANQTMDESLLVLFNSLYYSVVTFTTLGNSEYIPYGIGKIFTMLEAYTGFFLIVLFVITIYKRYMER; from the coding sequence ATGGAAAATTCCTGCACATACCAATACCGGGACAAAACAACCTGCAAGGAGCCACAACAGGGTAACTCTGGATACTGTTTCTGGCACGACCCAAATGCCGACAGGCTCGGAGCCGACATTAAAAAGATCCTTGATGAAAAGCATAAAAAAGGGGAAAAGCTCGAAGGTTTTAACCTTCAAAAGGCAAATCTTGAGGGAATAAACTTCACCTATTCCGACCTGTATAACGTCAACTTCAAAAGAGCAAATCTACGAGGAGCCCACTTTTTCGGATCAAATTTGAATAAAACCAACCTCTTTAAGGCCAACCTTGAAAGCGCAAACCTGAAACAGACCACACTGTATGACGCGGAACTCCTTGGAGCCAGACTTGGTAACGCAAGCCTGGATAATGTTGAATTTGGTAACGACAACAAGATAAAAAATGAAATAGAGGGAGACATCTTCCTGAGCAGAGGCGAGACCGATAAAGCGGCGGAGAAATATTACGAGGCGATGGAGATATATCTCAATATCAAAAACAATTTCAAGAACCGTGGCCTGCAGAACCAGGCGGGCAGATATTTTTATCGCGAGATGGTAATGCAGAGAAAACTGATACCTTATTTCACGTTTGAAAGGTTTTGGTCTTTTCTGCTCGATATCTCTTCCGGCTATGGTGAAAAGCCGTTCAAGATTATCGGCTTTTCCGCTATCATAATGTTCGGATTCATGTTCATATTCAGTCTCACCGGCCTGAAGGATTATACCGGTGAGATTTCTGCGCTAAGCGCGAACCAAACGATGGATGAATCGCTCTTAGTCCTTTTTAACTCGCTCTATTACAGCGTTGTTACATTTACCACTCTTGGAAACAGTGAGTACATACCGTACGGCATTGGAAAGATATTCACAATGCTGGAAGCGTATACCGGATTTTTTCTTATTGTTCTTTTTGTTATCACAATATATAAAAGGTACATGGAGCGGTAA
- a CDS encoding bifunctional homocysteine S-methyltransferase/methylenetetrahydrofolate reductase has translation MKKFREALKENILVCDGAMGTLIYQKGEYINRSYDQVNLTKPELIREIHREYISAGVDIIETNSFGANRFSLGKHGLESQVREINLAAASNATYEARGAVFVAGAVGPLGSPIAPFGKISHNAAFDAFKEQISALIEGGVDLIIFETFLNTAELEIAIGAARSVKKDIAIIAQMTFNEESATPVGEPAEKVAKFLENLKVDVIGANCSVGPAPMLETLERLASSTELPISAMPNAGNPHLVDGRHIYMTTPEYLVTYAKRYIRTGVKIVGGCCGTTPQHIKLIHNTVKALSPSRISVEARETQKAEPVDIVPTAEKSNLAKKLSEGKFITCVEILPPKGSDPAKTLEKARKLKDAGVDAVNIPDGPRASARMSPMSLAHLFRQDVGIEPVLHYTCRDRNLLGMQSDILGAHAVGLHNILAVTGDPPKLGNYPNATAVYDVDAIGLVRLINNLNHGLDVAGNPIGKPTAIHIGVGVNPVAINIEEEIRRLYQKVENGAEYIFTQPIFDSRIFIEFRERTKDIKVPFLIGILPISSVRMAEFLHNEVPGMKVPDEVMKRLESAGEHASEEGIKIAVEALDETRDIVHGAYVMAPGGAVKPALAVLEKYLPE, from the coding sequence ATGAAGAAATTCAGAGAGGCTCTAAAGGAAAACATTCTAGTCTGCGACGGCGCAATGGGGACGCTCATCTATCAGAAAGGGGAGTATATAAACCGCTCGTACGACCAAGTGAACCTCACAAAACCTGAACTTATCAGAGAGATACACCGAGAGTATATCTCTGCCGGCGTTGATATCATAGAGACCAACTCCTTCGGCGCAAACAGGTTCTCGCTCGGCAAGCACGGCCTTGAGAGCCAGGTGAGAGAGATAAATCTCGCCGCCGCGTCCAACGCCACCTACGAAGCGAGAGGAGCCGTTTTTGTTGCCGGAGCGGTTGGTCCCCTTGGAAGCCCTATAGCCCCGTTCGGCAAGATATCGCACAATGCCGCTTTCGATGCGTTCAAGGAGCAGATATCCGCCCTGATTGAGGGGGGGGTGGATCTCATTATCTTCGAAACATTCCTGAATACCGCCGAGCTGGAAATCGCCATCGGCGCCGCCAGAAGCGTTAAAAAAGATATCGCAATTATCGCCCAGATGACGTTCAACGAGGAGAGCGCCACACCGGTCGGCGAACCGGCTGAAAAGGTCGCCAAATTCCTTGAAAATCTGAAAGTGGACGTAATAGGCGCCAACTGCTCAGTAGGCCCCGCTCCGATGCTGGAAACGCTTGAGCGATTGGCTTCGAGTACTGAACTCCCGATTTCCGCCATGCCTAATGCCGGAAATCCGCACCTCGTAGACGGACGCCACATTTACATGACCACCCCCGAATACCTCGTCACCTATGCGAAGCGATATATCCGTACCGGTGTGAAGATAGTCGGTGGATGTTGCGGTACCACTCCACAGCATATAAAGCTCATCCATAATACGGTAAAGGCTCTCTCCCCTTCCCGCATTAGCGTGGAAGCAAGGGAGACCCAAAAGGCAGAGCCTGTCGATATAGTGCCGACGGCTGAAAAGTCGAATCTAGCCAAAAAGCTAAGTGAAGGGAAATTCATCACCTGCGTGGAGATACTCCCCCCAAAAGGTTCCGACCCTGCAAAAACGCTTGAAAAGGCACGTAAACTGAAGGATGCGGGGGTTGACGCCGTAAACATCCCGGACGGCCCCAGAGCGTCCGCAAGGATGAGCCCGATGTCTCTTGCCCACCTCTTCCGGCAGGATGTCGGGATAGAGCCTGTTCTCCACTACACATGCCGGGACAGGAACCTCCTCGGCATGCAGTCGGATATCCTCGGAGCTCATGCCGTAGGACTCCACAACATACTCGCCGTCACAGGCGACCCTCCAAAACTCGGCAATTATCCAAACGCCACCGCTGTTTATGACGTTGACGCAATAGGCCTTGTACGGCTGATAAACAATCTCAACCACGGCCTCGACGTTGCGGGGAACCCTATCGGAAAACCTACCGCCATCCATATCGGGGTTGGGGTAAATCCTGTGGCGATCAACATCGAGGAAGAGATAAGAAGGCTTTACCAGAAGGTGGAAAACGGAGCGGAGTATATCTTTACTCAGCCTATATTCGATTCGCGGATTTTCATCGAATTCAGAGAGCGAACCAAAGATATCAAGGTGCCGTTCCTGATAGGTATTTTACCGATATCATCCGTAAGGATGGCCGAGTTCCTGCATAACGAGGTTCCAGGAATGAAAGTGCCGGATGAAGTAATGAAGAGGCTCGAATCGGCAGGTGAACACGCCTCAGAAGAAGGTATCAAAATCGCGGTAGAAGCTCTCGACGAGACAAGGGATATCGTGCATGGGGCCTACGTCATGGCACCGGGCGGTGCCGTAAAGCCCGCGCTTGCCGTTCTTGAAAAATATCTCCCAGAATGA
- the galU gene encoding UTP--glucose-1-phosphate uridylyltransferase GalU, translating into MMAKVRKAVLPVAGMGTRFLPATKASPKEMLPIVDKPMIQYVVEEAIESGIEEIIMITGRGKNAIEDHFDNAIELELLLQQKNKHEELEMIRNISNMCDFWYIRQKEPLGLGHAILRAKDLIKDEPFAVLLGDDIIYSETEPALKQLLTVHHETGASVVALERIPKEDISKYGVADIVSETGRKSRIKGLVEKPETEKAPSDLAVIGRYILTPDIFELLEGVQADGSGEIQLTAGLNMLCKNEEMSGYRFTGLRYDAGNKLGFLKATVEFALRRDDLGSDFKNYLKNLNM; encoded by the coding sequence ATCATGGCTAAAGTAAGAAAGGCCGTCCTCCCTGTTGCGGGAATGGGAACCAGGTTCCTCCCTGCCACAAAAGCATCCCCAAAGGAGATGCTTCCGATAGTTGATAAACCGATGATCCAATATGTCGTTGAAGAGGCAATTGAATCAGGAATCGAAGAGATAATAATGATCACAGGGCGCGGAAAGAACGCCATCGAGGATCATTTCGATAACGCAATAGAGCTTGAGCTGTTGCTTCAGCAGAAAAACAAGCATGAAGAGCTGGAGATGATCAGAAACATCTCCAACATGTGCGACTTCTGGTACATTCGCCAGAAAGAGCCGCTCGGCCTAGGACACGCGATACTGCGCGCAAAGGACCTGATAAAGGATGAACCTTTTGCTGTCCTTCTCGGAGACGACATAATATATTCAGAAACCGAGCCAGCGCTTAAACAGCTGTTGACCGTGCACCATGAGACCGGCGCCTCTGTAGTAGCGCTTGAAAGAATTCCAAAGGAAGATATCTCAAAATATGGAGTGGCCGATATCGTTTCCGAAACGGGGCGCAAATCCAGGATCAAAGGGCTTGTGGAAAAACCTGAAACCGAAAAAGCCCCTTCCGATCTGGCTGTCATAGGTAGATATATCCTTACACCTGATATATTCGAGCTTCTTGAAGGGGTTCAGGCGGACGGCTCAGGGGAGATACAGCTTACCGCCGGCTTGAATATGCTTTGCAAAAACGAGGAGATGAGCGGATACCGCTTCACCGGTCTCCGATATGACGCGGGAAACAAACTGGGATTTCTGAAAGCGACTGTTGAGTTTGCCCTTCGCCGCGATGACCTTGGGAGCGATTTCAAAAACTACCTAAAGAACCTGAATATGTAG
- a CDS encoding acyl-CoA thioesterase: METEVKVYYEDTDCGGVVYYANYLRYFERGRTEHLESQGISLPEYQKRGVVFTVVNASIEYKSPAVYGDILSVATSIEKIRGASFVVKYGIKRKSDGKLLITGSTRMACVDSSMKPIMIPDEIREALERG, translated from the coding sequence ATGGAAACAGAAGTAAAGGTTTATTACGAGGATACCGACTGCGGCGGAGTGGTATATTACGCCAACTACCTGAGGTATTTCGAAAGGGGGAGGACAGAGCACCTCGAGAGCCAGGGTATATCCCTGCCGGAATACCAGAAGAGAGGTGTGGTGTTCACTGTGGTTAATGCCAGCATCGAATACAAATCCCCGGCAGTTTACGGCGACATCTTAAGCGTTGCTACCTCGATAGAAAAAATCAGGGGGGCGAGCTTTGTAGTTAAGTACGGGATAAAGAGAAAGAGCGACGGGAAATTGCTGATAACCGGGAGTACACGAATGGCTTGCGTGGACTCAAGTATGAAACCTATCATGATCCCGGACGAAATAAGAGAGGCGTTGGAAAGAGGGTAA
- a CDS encoding Hsp20/alpha crystallin family protein, whose protein sequence is MGSQNDDNNETGFDPKKDYIFHLNYAEEDIVTSEGGFGKDTFITAVDIYENEKFVMVDIEVPGIETEKVSVTIEKDLLTIEGVKKDEPTPGPVTFHCAERNYGWFKRRFGLGQAVDSNSITATCKNGILHICIPKLLDRRNPVRKIEVRDE, encoded by the coding sequence ATGGGTTCACAAAACGACGATAACAACGAGACCGGATTTGATCCTAAAAAGGATTATATATTCCATCTTAATTACGCTGAAGAGGATATAGTCACCTCGGAAGGCGGTTTCGGCAAGGATACCTTCATCACCGCGGTAGATATTTACGAAAACGAAAAGTTTGTTATGGTGGATATTGAAGTTCCCGGCATCGAAACTGAAAAAGTATCAGTGACCATTGAAAAAGACCTTCTCACAATCGAAGGGGTAAAAAAGGATGAGCCAACTCCTGGTCCGGTTACCTTCCACTGCGCGGAAAGGAATTACGGGTGGTTTAAACGCCGCTTTGGACTCGGCCAGGCCGTTGATTCAAATTCGATCACAGCTACATGCAAGAACGGCATACTTCATATCTGCATACCCAAGCTCCTTGATCGTCGAAATCCTGTCCGAAAAATAGAGGTTCGCGATGAATGA
- a CDS encoding pentapeptide repeat-containing protein, translating into MSQGTCKYQFRDSTSCKETAGKDSVYCVWHDPSLDRKGIELKKHLEDAHKSGKRLEGFNLHNASLDGVNLTYANLTDVNFRRASLRGAHLFGSDLTGANLFKANLDNANFKQTVLIDAELLGTKFGNASFENVYWGPGYKVKNELEADNASDEGDLDKASEKYYEAMEIYRNVKNNLQSRGLSHYAGKFFYREMIMQRRLMPAWSPERFWSIFMDFSTGYGEKPYRIITLSTITITIFALIFGFLGLTHFSGVSTDSFSLSLSVADNLLILYNSFYYSVVTFTTLGYGDYSPEGVGKILSALEAYMGYFLLALFVITIYKRYMER; encoded by the coding sequence ATGAGCCAAGGGACATGTAAATACCAGTTCCGCGACAGTACCTCCTGCAAAGAGACGGCGGGGAAGGATTCCGTCTATTGCGTCTGGCACGACCCTTCTTTGGATAGAAAAGGGATTGAGCTTAAAAAACATCTCGAAGACGCACATAAAAGCGGTAAACGACTGGAAGGGTTTAATCTTCACAACGCAAGTCTGGACGGCGTGAACCTGACATACGCGAATTTGACGGACGTCAACTTCAGGAGAGCCTCCCTGCGCGGCGCGCATCTTTTCGGTTCCGACCTTACTGGCGCGAATCTTTTTAAGGCTAATCTGGATAACGCAAACTTTAAACAGACCGTCCTTATTGATGCTGAACTGCTGGGGACAAAATTTGGCAACGCAAGTTTCGAAAATGTCTATTGGGGGCCTGGATATAAGGTTAAAAACGAGCTTGAAGCGGATAACGCATCTGATGAAGGGGATTTGGACAAGGCTAGTGAAAAATACTATGAAGCGATGGAGATCTACCGAAATGTCAAGAACAACCTGCAAAGCAGGGGTCTCTCACACTATGCCGGGAAATTTTTCTATCGCGAAATGATAATGCAGCGAAGGCTCATGCCAGCCTGGTCGCCCGAACGCTTCTGGTCAATCTTCATGGATTTTTCAACCGGATATGGAGAAAAACCGTACAGGATTATCACCCTATCCACCATCACCATAACCATATTTGCCCTTATATTCGGCTTTCTGGGATTGACGCACTTTTCAGGGGTTTCAACCGATTCCTTCTCGCTTTCACTCTCCGTTGCTGACAACCTTTTGATACTCTACAACTCGTTTTATTATAGCGTCGTAACATTCACCACTCTTGGCTATGGCGACTACTCGCCGGAAGGTGTAGGCAAGATACTCTCCGCGCTTGAAGCATACATGGGGTATTTCCTGCTTGCGCTGTTCGTTATCACCATCTATAAACGGTACATGGAGCGATAA
- a CDS encoding cytochrome c3 family protein, with product MGKPKSLLRFGCFPMIVSSFLSFALLSFSLPAYAEEAESENVCISCHLEMEDVLKQVVDDWKLSVHAEGGVECQDCHGGDPTDFGEAMEPAKGFVGKPEIKDIPKFCSKCHSDPLKMRPYNLPYDQFEKYSDSVHGEKLAAGNENVPTCMNCHGGTHAIKRVADPESAVNRKNIVRTCASCHSNASQMADSKLPINQYDLYKVSTHGMRYFEGDMGVPSCTDCHSNHRIRKPQEMSVKLVCMNCHISQEETYKMSLHWDAAQQNGVPTCIDCHSNHDVMKPTIAKFVDEGKGNCVTCHAKNSLQMETGTALHKLLKDTEDNLNKGNDAVKRINEWSGSGFETSHLTNKMKKVNSMLKEMVVASHSMDVDPLNEKANSAENLTKEVMEEVDARTHELSRRKYGLVASWLVFLAFSWSLVKRSRHCKRD from the coding sequence GTGGGCAAACCGAAAAGCCTTTTGCGATTTGGGTGCTTCCCGATGATCGTTTCTTCGTTTCTGTCCTTTGCCCTCCTCTCGTTCAGCCTCCCTGCATATGCGGAAGAGGCTGAAAGTGAGAACGTCTGCATAAGTTGTCATCTTGAAATGGAAGATGTACTTAAGCAGGTCGTGGACGATTGGAAGCTTTCGGTTCACGCTGAAGGGGGCGTTGAGTGCCAGGACTGCCATGGTGGTGATCCTACCGACTTTGGCGAGGCGATGGAACCTGCCAAGGGTTTTGTCGGCAAGCCGGAGATAAAGGACATTCCGAAGTTCTGCTCGAAATGCCATTCCGACCCCTTGAAAATGCGCCCGTACAATCTCCCATACGACCAATTCGAAAAGTACTCAGACAGTGTGCATGGTGAAAAACTTGCCGCTGGAAATGAGAATGTACCGACTTGTATGAACTGTCATGGAGGGACGCACGCCATAAAGCGGGTAGCGGATCCGGAATCAGCTGTTAACCGAAAGAACATCGTTAGAACCTGCGCTTCCTGCCATTCAAATGCATCCCAGATGGCCGACAGCAAACTCCCCATAAACCAATACGACCTGTATAAGGTCAGCACACACGGTATGCGTTACTTTGAAGGCGACATGGGTGTACCATCATGTACCGACTGCCATTCAAACCACAGGATCAGAAAACCGCAGGAAATGTCCGTGAAACTCGTTTGCATGAACTGCCATATTTCGCAGGAAGAGACCTACAAAATGAGTCTCCACTGGGATGCCGCCCAGCAGAATGGAGTCCCTACCTGTATAGATTGCCATTCGAATCATGACGTAATGAAACCGACTATTGCCAAATTTGTGGATGAGGGGAAAGGCAACTGTGTCACCTGTCACGCTAAAAACTCCCTGCAGATGGAAACGGGAACAGCATTGCACAAACTGCTAAAGGATACCGAAGACAATCTGAATAAAGGGAACGATGCTGTTAAGAGAATAAATGAATGGAGCGGCAGCGGTTTTGAAACATCGCACCTCACCAATAAAATGAAAAAAGTAAACAGCATGCTAAAGGAGATGGTTGTAGCTTCTCATTCCATGGATGTAGACCCGCTAAACGAAAAAGCAAATTCAGCGGAAAACCTCACGAAGGAAGTCATGGAAGAAGTTGATGCCAGAACCCATGAACTTTCCAGAAGGAAATACGGACTGGTGGCATCATGGCTTGTTTTTCTCGCGTTTAGCTGGTCCCTGGTTAAAAGAAGCAGACATTGTAAAAGGGATTAA